In Clostridia bacterium, one DNA window encodes the following:
- the cysS gene encoding cysteine--tRNA ligase — MKLYNTLSRKKEDFMPLKDKQVTMYSCGPTVYNYIHIGNARPFIVFDTLRRYMEYKGYDVTFIQNFTDIDDKMINKANQMNISVKELGEKFIKEYFTDADALGIKRATVHPKATEHIQDIIKFIQKIIDKGYAYVIDGDVYFDTYKFDEYGKLSHQNLEELESGARIEVNQKKKNPMDFAVWKAQKAGEPGWDSPWGKGRPGWHIECSVMATKYLGDTIDIHSGGQDLIFPHHENEIAQSESATGKPFARYWLHNGYINVDNKKMSKSLGNFFTVRDIIQEYDPEVVRFFMLSAHYRSPINFSKDLIEQAKSSLGRLYNAKNNLEYILDRAQDRSMGKNELELFDSLERYKDKFEKAMDDDINTADAIAALFELVKFSNLNLSNSSSRELVLAAYNTLVKLSSVLGILNKQKQVLDGEIEKLIQERQEARKQKNWALADEIRDRLAKQGIILEDTPDGVKWKRTREI; from the coding sequence ATGAAGCTATATAATACTTTATCTAGAAAAAAAGAAGATTTTATGCCGTTGAAAGATAAGCAAGTTACTATGTATTCATGTGGCCCAACGGTATATAACTATATCCATATCGGCAATGCAAGGCCTTTTATAGTATTTGATACGTTGAGAAGATATATGGAGTATAAAGGATATGATGTAACCTTTATACAAAATTTTACCGATATTGACGATAAGATGATAAATAAAGCAAATCAAATGAATATAAGTGTTAAAGAATTAGGAGAAAAATTCATAAAAGAATATTTTACAGACGCTGATGCACTAGGTATAAAAAGGGCGACAGTGCACCCTAAAGCTACAGAGCATATTCAAGATATCATAAAGTTTATACAAAAGATCATTGATAAAGGTTATGCTTATGTCATAGACGGGGATGTATATTTTGATACCTATAAGTTTGATGAGTACGGCAAGTTATCACACCAGAATTTAGAAGAACTAGAAAGCGGAGCTAGGATAGAAGTCAACCAAAAGAAAAAGAACCCAATGGATTTTGCAGTATGGAAGGCACAAAAGGCTGGGGAGCCTGGCTGGGATAGTCCTTGGGGCAAAGGAAGGCCGGGCTGGCACATAGAATGTTCTGTTATGGCAACTAAATATTTAGGGGATACTATAGATATTCATTCTGGAGGACAGGATTTAATATTTCCTCACCATGAAAACGAGATAGCTCAAAGCGAGTCTGCAACAGGAAAGCCCTTTGCAAGATACTGGTTGCATAACGGTTATATAAATGTGGATAATAAAAAAATGTCAAAGTCCCTGGGCAACTTTTTTACAGTGAGAGATATAATTCAAGAGTATGACCCGGAAGTAGTGAGATTTTTTATGCTTTCAGCCCACTATAGAAGCCCTATTAATTTTAGCAAGGATTTGATTGAGCAAGCAAAGAGCAGTCTAGGGAGGCTTTATAATGCAAAAAATAATCTTGAGTATATACTGGATAGAGCTCAAGATAGATCGATGGGAAAGAACGAGCTAGAATTGTTTGACAGCCTAGAAAGATATAAGGATAAGTTCGAAAAAGCTATGGATGATGATATAAATACTGCAGATGCAATAGCAGCATTATTTGAATTGGTCAAGTTCTCCAATTTAAACTTAAGCAATTCATCTTCTAGGGAGCTAGTATTGGCAGCATACAATACACTTGTAAAACTTTCTTCAGTATTAGGAATACTAAATAAACAAAAGCAAGTATTAGATGGAGAGATAGAAAAACTGATCCAGGAAAGGCAAGAGGCTAGGAAACAAAAAAATTGGGCGCTGGCTGATGAAATACGTGATCGATTAGCAAAACAGGGTATAATTCTTGAAGATACTCCTGATGGGGTAAAATGGAAGAGAACTCGGGAGATATAA
- the rlmB gene encoding 23S rRNA (guanosine(2251)-2'-O)-methyltransferase RlmB, giving the protein MFYNKDNSEYLYIQGRNPVLEALKSNKDVKEIFISKTARGKVVEEIESLASKRGIDLSIIDRHEIDRISTTPNNQGVVALMPPYEYSTIEDILDSAHSKGEYPFIVILDEIEDPQNLGSIIRVAECLGVHGIIIPKRRAAQVNTTVAKVSAGAIHYIPICRVTNIANTIDRLKEQGVWVAGADMQGQECSRAELDGSLALVVGNEGKGLGRLVKQKCDFIISIPMGGHIQSLNASVAAGILIYEVARQRRSGG; this is encoded by the coding sequence ATGTTCTATAATAAAGATAATAGTGAATATCTTTATATCCAAGGAAGAAACCCAGTATTAGAAGCCCTTAAATCTAATAAGGATGTTAAGGAGATATTTATTTCAAAGACTGCTAGAGGTAAAGTCGTTGAAGAAATTGAAAGTCTAGCCTCTAAAAGAGGGATCGATTTATCTATAATAGACAGGCATGAAATCGACAGGATATCTACCACTCCCAACAACCAAGGAGTTGTGGCATTGATGCCCCCTTATGAATATTCAACAATTGAGGACATATTGGATAGCGCCCATTCAAAGGGAGAATATCCTTTTATAGTTATACTGGATGAAATAGAAGATCCTCAAAATTTAGGTTCGATAATAAGAGTGGCTGAGTGTCTGGGGGTTCACGGTATTATCATTCCTAAAAGAAGGGCTGCACAGGTAAATACAACAGTAGCTAAAGTTTCTGCTGGTGCTATTCATTATATTCCTATTTGTAGAGTAACAAATATAGCAAATACCATAGATAGACTGAAAGAGCAAGGTGTTTGGGTAGCGGGTGCAGATATGCAAGGCCAGGAATGTTCTAGAGCAGAACTTGACGGCAGTTTAGCTTTAGTTGTGGGTAATGAAGGAAAAGGCTTGGGTAGACTAGTCAAGCAAAAATGTGATTTCATCATCAGTATTCCTATGGGAGGACATATACAATCCTTAAATGCGTCAGTTGCCGCAGGTATATTAATATATGAAGTGGCTAGACAAAGGCGGAGCGGGGGGTAA
- a CDS encoding ribonuclease III domain-containing protein produces the protein MGDVTFDEKEVLALSPLLLAYIGDSVYDTFIRTMLLKNKKITVHKMHIETIKYVKAEGQANTLGKIMNMLTDQEKEIVRRGRNVKPHTVPKNADVIKYRYATGLEALIGYLFLMGQAERLNEILNACFLAD, from the coding sequence ATGGGGGACGTGACATTTGATGAGAAGGAAGTACTAGCTTTGTCCCCCCTTTTACTTGCTTATATAGGAGATAGCGTATATGATACATTTATTAGGACTATGCTGTTAAAAAACAAAAAAATTACCGTTCATAAAATGCATATAGAGACCATTAAATATGTAAAAGCTGAGGGACAGGCGAATACATTGGGCAAGATAATGAATATGCTTACTGATCAAGAGAAAGAAATTGTCAGAAGAGGTAGAAACGTTAAACCACATACTGTGCCTAAAAATGCAGATGTTATTAAATATAGGTATGCCACAGGATTGGAAGCTTTGATCGGGTATTTATTTCTTATGGGTCAAGCAGAAAGGCTTAATGAAATTTTAAACGCTTGTTTTTTAGCAGACTAA
- a CDS encoding NYN domain-containing protein produces MKEYLLVDGYNIINAWTELKQIKDNNNIEDARQKLIDILSSYQGFKGNFIIIVFDGHMVQGNIENHILYSGLEVVFTKEGETADRYIERYTYSKKMDDLIIKVATSDRIEQNIVMANGALRMSARELYKEVMLGYNNMRVKFIDNVKPVPHKLGNRLHPLTVKKLEKWRRE; encoded by the coding sequence TTGAAGGAGTATTTGTTGGTTGATGGTTATAATATAATAAATGCTTGGACTGAGCTCAAACAAATAAAAGATAACAATAATATAGAAGATGCCCGTCAAAAGCTCATAGATATACTGTCGAGTTATCAAGGGTTTAAGGGCAATTTCATCATCATCGTTTTTGATGGCCATATGGTTCAAGGGAATATTGAAAATCATATACTTTATAGCGGTTTAGAAGTTGTGTTTACAAAGGAAGGGGAGACTGCCGACAGATATATAGAGAGATATACTTATTCAAAGAAAATGGATGATTTGATAATAAAAGTTGCAACTTCTGATCGGATAGAACAGAATATCGTTATGGCAAATGGTGCATTGAGAATGTCAGCCCGGGAACTGTATAAAGAAGTGATGTTAGGGTATAACAATATGAGGGTTAAATTTATTGATAATGTAAAGCCTGTACCGCATAAACTGGGCAATAGGTTGCATCCCTTGACAGTTAAAAAATTGGAAAAGTGGAGAAGAGAATGA
- the cysE gene encoding serine O-acetyltransferase, with translation MFDNIKHDIKAVLERDPAARNWFEVILCYSGFHAILLHRIAHFFQNKNMKLFARIISQLNRFFTGIEIHPGAKIGKGLFIDHGMGVVIGETTEIGNNVTIYQGATLGGTGKETGKRHPTIGDNVVISCGAKVLGPFKVGDNSKIGAGAVVLKEVPKDCTVVGVPGRIVRKDNKPFYERDKACDIDLDQVKLPDPVNEDLEKLIHKVKELEEKLISLEANYKNEAI, from the coding sequence ATGTTTGATAATATAAAACATGACATAAAAGCAGTATTAGAACGTGATCCTGCGGCTAGAAATTGGTTTGAAGTAATCCTCTGTTATTCAGGATTTCATGCCATCCTTTTGCATAGAATAGCTCATTTTTTTCAAAATAAAAACATGAAATTATTTGCTAGGATAATTTCGCAGCTGAATAGGTTTTTTACCGGTATAGAAATCCATCCCGGAGCAAAGATCGGAAAAGGGCTGTTTATTGACCATGGTATGGGAGTTGTTATAGGTGAGACTACTGAAATAGGGAATAATGTAACAATATATCAAGGAGCGACTTTAGGGGGTACTGGAAAGGAAACAGGCAAAAGGCACCCTACTATTGGCGATAACGTAGTGATAAGTTGCGGGGCCAAAGTATTAGGTCCTTTTAAAGTAGGAGATAATTCTAAAATAGGTGCAGGAGCAGTTGTATTGAAGGAAGTGCCAAAAGACTGTACTGTTGTAGGAGTGCCAGGGAGGATAGTCAGAAAAGATAATAAACCATTTTATGAAAGGGATAAGGCATGTGATATAGATTTAGATCAAGTAAAATTGCCAGATCCCGTAAATGAGGATTTGGAAAAGTTGATCCATAAGGTTAAAGAACTGGAAGAAAAATTGATTTCACTGGAGGCGAATTATAAAAATGAAGCTATATAA